The sequence GGCCGCCCGGTGCACATCACCCCGGCCCGCCGCCTCGCCGAAGTCGGCCAGAACGACGACGGAGACATCGTCGTCATGCTCGACGCCCACGAGTCGTTCACCCAGGTCGCGGGCAACGACGTGTGGATCTACTGGGGTGCCTACCTCGGCACCCCGGACGAACTCCTCGTCGCGGGGCCGCTCCACGAGGTCTCCGACCGCATCCGGCAGGTCCGCGCGGAGGCGCGCGAGCGGCACGGCTGGATCATGGACACGTATCTGCTGCGGATCACGGACGGACGCGGCTCCCCGCGCCGGGCCGAGACGGACGGGAGCGGCGGGCACGCCGCCCCGTGACACCCGCCGGGTCGCCGGCTCGACGGGTCCCGACGGATGAACGAACAGGCCCCAGCCATGGCCGGCCAGGCAGCTGCGGATGGTCACGACCGGCCCGGCCCCGGGCCGGTGCGCGGTCAGGCGACCATGCCGGTAGGGCATCTGGGCGGAATGTTCCGACGCCGGCGCGGCCGCTCAGGAGTTGGGCCCCGGGCTGGCTCTCCCTGAGCGGGGCTTGCCCTCTACGCTCGTGATCATGGCAAACGGATTCAGCGACCAGTTCCTGCTTGAGGCGGAACGGCACTCCGTCTGGGGCGCCGCTCAGCTCGAGACGCTCATGGAGTTCCTGCCCGAGGCGCCGTGGAACGCGGACCTGGCGACGTGTTCCTACCAGCAGGGGGAGGTGCGGCTACGGGTCGGTGTCCTGGGGACATACGACATGGAGGGGGGTTCCTGGCTGTGGGGCTGGGCAAATCCCGGGCTCGGCGGGAGTGAGGTCGTGGCGTTGTCCGCTGCCGTGGCACGGTACGGGCAGGCGCACGGGATTCCCGAGTTCACCGCTGAGGAAATCGATCTGTCCGGTTTCGACGATCCCCGGCGGGCCGCCGAGATGCTGGCCTTCGCGGGGATGGGGGTGGCCGACGCCCCCGGGTACATAGGGCAGCCCGCAGGGCCCGGTACACAGGTGTACTTCCTGCCCGACGACCCGAAGGTCCCGAGCGCCGATCTCGATCCCGTCGCCCTGCCGCGCGTGCTCATGACCGGGGTCTCGCTCATCGGGCGTTCGCCACGACAGGCCGTCACGGGGTACTTCGAGCACTACGGGGTGCCGCAGCGTGTGGAGGGCGACCGGCTGATCGCCGACCTGCCGACCGGTGCGGCCGTTGTCTCCTTCGACGGGATGGGGCGCATCGGCAACATCCAGCTCACGGTCGGCGGCTGACCCGGACAGTGGCGTAAGTACGTTTCCTCGGGGCGCCGGCGGCGCCGTCGCTTCAACCGCGGCGGCGACCGTCCGGCGAACGCCGTGCCCCTCAACGCTCTCGGCGCGCCGCCGATCGATGCGGGTATGGGGCAAAGCATGGTGAATGGGATCCCGCTACGGGCAACCCGCTGATGTCTAGTTGAAAATGATTACCATCGTGCTTAGGGTTGGTGTGGTCACGCGGGGGCAGCGGCTCGGGGCGGCACCGCGGGCCGCCGAGCCGCGTCGTACCGGCAGCGGTGAAGGTGCCCTCCACCGGCAGGCCGCACGTTGTTGATCCGCCAGGACCGGGAGGTCTTGAGCGCACGCGCCCCAGCCGGCACCGCGAATCGTCCGCACCGAGTGGCGCCCATCTGCAGAGGAGCACATTGACCATGTCATCACCCAGGAAGCGCCGTTGGGCAGCAGCCGGAGTTGTGGGGTCGGTCGCGCTGGCCGGAGTTGCCCCGGCGGCTTTCGCCGGCACCTCCGAGGACGCCGCTCAGCCACCTGCCCCGTCCGTAAGCGTTGTGCTGTCGCTGGAGGGTGAGGCCCTCGCGCTTGAGATGTCGCAGGGTGGTTCGGACGGCACCGGGCGTGTTTCCGGCGGAGAGCGACGCCCTGATCTGACGATCGGCAGCGAGGCGAGTACGACGGTGCCGGAGGACGGCGCCCCCGTTTCTCCCGGGTTGCCCGGCGACGACCTGTGGATCGTGGGCGGACGGGCCCCGGCCCGCGAGGAGATCCCGGCCGATACGGGGATCGGGTGGGACACCACCCGGGTCCCGGCCGAGGAGCTTGCCGACGCGCGCATCGACTGGGAGTTGACCGGGGTCGAAGGCCCCGGCGACGTAATGGCCTTTGAGCCCGGGGGTGTTGAGGGGGAGGGGGCGACAGCGGAGCCGAAGGTGGTGTTCGACAGCACCGAAGGTCTGCCGGACGCACTGGCTCTTCCGGCCGCCCGGCGCGGCGCATTGGCATGGGCGTTCACCCGGGCCGGTGACTACAGGATCTCCTCGCGGGCCACCGCTGAACTCGCGTCCGGCGACAGCGCCCGGACGGACACGGTGTGGACGGTGCGGGTCACCGACGAGCGGTCCGCTCCGCCCGCCGGGCCGCCTGCCGCCCCGGACGGAGGTGAAGGCGCCGTGCAGCGGGGCGACGACTCCGCCCCCGCCCGAAGTCGCACCGACGAGGCCCCGGACCGGAAGGCCGCGGCGGACGGTATCGCGAGCGAGCGGGCCGTCATCGCGGACGGCCATGTCGACGCGATCGCCGGGAAGATGGTGAACGGCACGTTGCGGACCTTGTTCAGGGACAGCCGCGACCCGGGCGACATCATCTGGCGTGAGCCCTCCTCCGTGGTGCTGCACGTCAGCCCCGCCGCCAAGGAGCGGATACCGGCAGGCGACACCTACTCCTTCCTCGGCAGGGCGGGCGGGGACTTCTGGCTCATTCCCCAGGTGCAGAAGCAAGGCGTCGTCTGGGCCGGATGGAACACGGAGGCGCTGGGCGACGGCGACCTGAAAGGTCAGGTCGACATGAAGCTGACGAAGGTCAGTGGGCCCGGAACCCTGGCCATCTGGGAGACGGCTGGTCTGGGGGGCGCGCAGGTGCTCTACAACAGTGCCGACGGCCTTCCCGACGCTCAGAAGGTGAACCCCGGCGTGCACGCGCACGGCAACTGGGCCTTCAGCAAGGAAGGTACGTACAGGGTGACCTTCCAGCTGAGCGGCACGTCGGCGAACGGAACGGCGATGTCCGACGCCCAGACGTACACCTTCGTGGTGGGGGACGGGGATCCGAACGCCGCCACCCCGGGAGACGGGGACGGCGACGGTGCTGCCACCGGCAGCGGCGGAGGCGAGGACGGTGCGGCGTCCGGTCCGGCAGACACCGACGGCTCGGCGTCCGGCTCCACCGGCGGTACGGGCGGAGCCGGTGGCGGGGCCGCGACCGGGGGAGACGGCAAGGGCAGCCTCGCCCACACCGGGACGGACCTGGCCGTCCCCTTCGGGATCGGCGCCGGGCTTCTGGTGGCCGGCGGTGGCGCCGCCATCGCGATGAGCAGGGCGAACAGGCGGCGTACCGCCGCCGGCCACCGCGCCGTCCGGATCTGATCGGGTGCTCGCGGCCCTCCGGGGCCGCGAGCACTCCTCCACGGCCGGCGCCCGGTCCCTTCTCCCCGGCGCCGGCCCCTTCTTCAGCGGGAGTTCATACATGCGTATACCCAGACCGGTCGTACGGTCCCTGGTCACCGTGACCGCCCTCGGAGCCGTTCTCTCCGGGTGCAGGGGCCATGCCGGGACGGCAGCCGGGACCGACAACCCGGACGCCGTGCTGCGCGTCGTGACCACGACGGAGATCCTGGCCGATCTCGTCCGCCAGGTCGGCGGGGAGCGGGTGCAGGTCGACTCGGTCGTGCCGCCCGGCGGTGACCCCCATTCGTACGAGCCCACACCTGCCGACGCGACTGCCGTTTCGAAGGCGGACGTGACGTTCACCAACCATCTTCTGCTGGAAGAGCACGCGCTCATCAAGACGGTCGACGCGAACGCCCGGAAGGGGACTCCCAATGTCTCCCTCGCCGAGGCTTCCGAAACATACGGGGCACACGTCATTCCGCTCGTCGAGGACATCGGCCTGGACGTCCTCTGGCTCGGGCTGCGGGTACGCGGAGAGGGCGAGTCCCGGGGCGCGACCCGGTCCTCCGACGTCCTCCTGTCAGCCACCGATGTCCGGGGCCCGGGAGACCTCGTGGCGTATCTGACCGAGTCCCTCGGCCGGCCCGAGATCTACTTCAACTCCGCGGACGGCCTTTCGGCCGAGGACACCACCAGCCTGCCGCCCGCCGCGCACACGCACCTGAACTGGGCCTTCACAAAACCTGGTGTCTACGAAGTGAGTCTGGCCGCGAAGCTCAGGAACGCGGACGGTACGACGCAGCCGGTGGGCACCGGCACCTTCACGTTCGCCGTCGGCGTCGACCCGCACACCGTGGCAGGCCCCGGAGACACCGTCCTCGACAACGGGCACACGGATCTGACGGTCAACATCGACAGCGGAAGGATGTCCGCGTTCACCGACCTGCGAACGGAGGGAAAGGCGCAGGAGGAGATCCCGCCCGGTGACGTGGTCATCGACGTACCCAACCGGACGCTGGAGAGGATTCCGGCCCAGAAGCGGTTCGCGTTCCTGGGCAAGCCCGGAGCCGAGGTCTACCAGCTTCCACAGGCGGTCCTCGGCAAGCACGTACACGGCGAGATCGACCCGCACCTGTGGCAGGACGTGCGGAACACCAAGTCCTACGTCCAGCTGATCCGGGACACCCTGAGGAAGGAGGACCCGGACGGGGCGGACCGGTACACCTCCAACAGCCGTCGCTACGAGCAGCGGCTGGACGAACTGGACACGTACGTGCGCCGCCAGGTCGGCGCGATTCCGTCCGGCAGACGTCAGCTGATCACCACGCACGACGCGTTCGGATATCTCGCCGACGCCTACGGAATGACGGTGGCCGGATTCGTCGTGCCGAACCCCGCGCAGGAGCCCAGCGCGGACGACGTCGGGAAACTGTCGAGGACCATCGGGAACCTCAAGGTCCCGGCGGTGTTCATGGAGCCGAACCTCGTGCAGCGCGCCACCGTGCTCAACCAGGTCGCCGAGGACCAGCACGTCAAGGTGTGCACGCTGTACGGCGATGCCTTCGACGACGACGTCCGGCACTACACGGACATGATGAGGCACAACGCCGACGCGCTCCGCTCCTGCCTCGGGGGTGCGCAGAAATGACCCGCACACTCGCCCGGCGGGCAACGCTCTCGCTCGCTGCCCTGGCTCTGGCGCTGGGCCCGGCCGCTCCCGCTCACACCTCCGAGACCCTGCCCCCCGGCGCCGCACCACGTACCGGTACCGGCCGAAAGGTCATCGGGGACGGCCACGTGGATCTCGGCCCG comes from Streptomyces sp. Mut1 and encodes:
- a CDS encoding DUF6882 domain-containing protein: MANGFSDQFLLEAERHSVWGAAQLETLMEFLPEAPWNADLATCSYQQGEVRLRVGVLGTYDMEGGSWLWGWANPGLGGSEVVALSAAVARYGQAHGIPEFTAEEIDLSGFDDPRRAAEMLAFAGMGVADAPGYIGQPAGPGTQVYFLPDDPKVPSADLDPVALPRVLMTGVSLIGRSPRQAVTGYFEHYGVPQRVEGDRLIADLPTGAAVVSFDGMGRIGNIQLTVGG
- a CDS encoding choice-of-anchor M domain-containing protein, with product MSQGGSDGTGRVSGGERRPDLTIGSEASTTVPEDGAPVSPGLPGDDLWIVGGRAPAREEIPADTGIGWDTTRVPAEELADARIDWELTGVEGPGDVMAFEPGGVEGEGATAEPKVVFDSTEGLPDALALPAARRGALAWAFTRAGDYRISSRATAELASGDSARTDTVWTVRVTDERSAPPAGPPAAPDGGEGAVQRGDDSAPARSRTDEAPDRKAAADGIASERAVIADGHVDAIAGKMVNGTLRTLFRDSRDPGDIIWREPSSVVLHVSPAAKERIPAGDTYSFLGRAGGDFWLIPQVQKQGVVWAGWNTEALGDGDLKGQVDMKLTKVSGPGTLAIWETAGLGGAQVLYNSADGLPDAQKVNPGVHAHGNWAFSKEGTYRVTFQLSGTSANGTAMSDAQTYTFVVGDGDPNAATPGDGDGDGAATGSGGGEDGAASGPADTDGSASGSTGGTGGAGGGAATGGDGKGSLAHTGTDLAVPFGIGAGLLVAGGGAAIAMSRANRRRTAAGHRAVRI
- a CDS encoding anchored repeat ABC transporter, substrate-binding protein, translated to MRIPRPVVRSLVTVTALGAVLSGCRGHAGTAAGTDNPDAVLRVVTTTEILADLVRQVGGERVQVDSVVPPGGDPHSYEPTPADATAVSKADVTFTNHLLLEEHALIKTVDANARKGTPNVSLAEASETYGAHVIPLVEDIGLDVLWLGLRVRGEGESRGATRSSDVLLSATDVRGPGDLVAYLTESLGRPEIYFNSADGLSAEDTTSLPPAAHTHLNWAFTKPGVYEVSLAAKLRNADGTTQPVGTGTFTFAVGVDPHTVAGPGDTVLDNGHTDLTVNIDSGRMSAFTDLRTEGKAQEEIPPGDVVIDVPNRTLERIPAQKRFAFLGKPGAEVYQLPQAVLGKHVHGEIDPHLWQDVRNTKSYVQLIRDTLRKEDPDGADRYTSNSRRYEQRLDELDTYVRRQVGAIPSGRRQLITTHDAFGYLADAYGMTVAGFVVPNPAQEPSADDVGKLSRTIGNLKVPAVFMEPNLVQRATVLNQVAEDQHVKVCTLYGDAFDDDVRHYTDMMRHNADALRSCLGGAQK